The genomic segment GATGGTGTACAGTATCAGAAGATAAGACACCATCAAAATCACAAATGTCACCAAAGCAATCAGACCTGAATTGACAATTACCAAGAGACCGATTCTGGAGGTGTCGGTGCAAGCCAATTGCAGCAAGGGATACACATCACAGAAGTAGTGATCGATCTCATTGGGGCCACAGAAGGGCAGAAAGATAGTGAGAAGAAACTGACTGGCAGAGTGTACAAATCCCCCGGTGCAACAAGCTACAATGATGGCGTTACACCTTCGCCTGCTCATGATGATGGTGTAGTGCAggggcttgcagatggccacatagcggtcataggccatcccTGTGAGGATGAAGATTTCAATGCCTCCAAGGAAGTGAAGGATAAATAGCTGTGTCATGCAGTTATTATAAGAAATGGTCTTCCTTTCTGCCAGTAAATCAGTCATTAGTTTGGGCATCACTGTTGATGTGTAGCAGAGGTCGGACAGGGAGAGGtaattaaggaagaaatacatGGGCTGGTCAACTAGCGGACTGCATGTGATAGAAATCATTATAAGCAAACTTCCCATCCAAATAGCAacatagcaaaataaaaacaacacaaagcaGAGGATTTCAATGTTCCTGTTTTGAGATAGTCCTAAGAGAAAAAACACAGTGACATTACTTCCACTTTCCATGGTCCAGTGCAGTAAAAATGCATTAACACGTCCCTGAAAAGACATAATGCGTAAGTCAATGTCAGCAATGTTCATGGATAAGATTGGTGATAACACTATAATATAATGAAACTGTGTTTAATGGGCATGATCCCAGtgttccagaaaataaaaatccaatagTATTTTTCCTCATTAGTCTTGTGATGATTTCCATAGGTCAGCCTTTCAGAACATTATGTTCAATcatgatattaataaaaatgaatgcattCAATCAATTCACAATGTTCTAAAACTATTATTAGTTGCCAAATATTTTCCAAGTCTAACGTAACATACACCTAAGCCCTTGTATGTATAGAGAAAGGACATACTCTACATCCTTTGAAACTCAGATTTGTTGAAGATGCAAGTCCAAGTCGTACAACGTTTTGTTTAATGGTATAGAAGCAAACGCAAAGCTTAACAGTGGTCACTAGTGGGATCCATGCTCCTCAAAGTAATTTAGCACgatgtagaaaacaaaattaaagacttATACACTGATATACCTATATTTACATGGTGGAAGATAAAAACTCTCTGCAAGAGGCCTATGCAATTAGTTCAAatcatttttgtttacttttttcttagtgGTTTGTGAAGATGAAATGCTGATATTTCATAATGGAAGCATACTTCTTTTTACAGACTTCAAATAACCATATACGTAAAAGAACCACAGAACAAAGCGACagttaaaatgtttgaaaaggaCCAGGCAGCACTTGTTGCACGGTTTTGCTCTGGACTCGGGGTACCAAACTTGGAAAGTGAATTTGTTCTCAGTGGTTTGGATCAAAGTATGAATTTC from the Desmodus rotundus isolate HL8 chromosome 5, HLdesRot8A.1, whole genome shotgun sequence genome contains:
- the OR4P4 gene encoding olfactory receptor 4P4; the encoded protein is MNIADIDLRIMSFQGRVNAFLLHWTMESGSNVTVFFLLGLSQNRNIEILCFVLFLFCYVAIWMGSLLIMISITCSPLVDQPMYFFLNYLSLSDLCYTSTVMPKLMTDLLAERKTISYNNCMTQLFILHFLGGIEIFILTGMAYDRYVAICKPLHYTIIMSRRRCNAIIVACCTGGFVHSASQFLLTIFLPFCGPNEIDHYFCDVYPLLQLACTDTSRIGLLVIVNSGLIALVTFVILMVSYLLILYTIRASPAESRAKALSTCSSHITVVVLFLGPALFIYIRPATTFPEDKVLALFYTIIAPMFNPLIYTLRNMEMKSALRKVWCQKAFLIGRQII